A region of the Vibrio chagasii genome:
CACCTTCATCATCTTCTTCAGGGTAGATAGCATCTTCACCTTCGTAGTAAGTGCCCCAACCGTCGTAGATTATGTCGAATTTCTCTGCAAGGTTCACAAGCTTCTCAACTTGTGCATCGATCGCTTCTGCATCTAGAGCTGACTGCATAGTCGCATCACAACAAAGTAGCTTGTTGCCATCTTCGTCTTCTGTCTCTTCAGCTTCAAGTACTTCAAAACCCATTTTGAATGCTTCAACAACGGCTTTCTCAAGCACTTCGAAATCTTCAGCAAATAGGTGATGCTCGATATCGTATAGAGCTTCAGGATCGCTACCATCTTCAATTAGTGCTTCAATGATGTCGCGAGTCTCTTCCTTTTGAAATTCAATTAATTCCGCTACTGATAGATATTCATCTTCGTGAGACATGTGTCTGCTCCAGAGTGTTGACTATGAAAAGATCAAATTTGATTGCCACGAAATATGGCACGGATCGTCCAGAAAAGCCACCCAGATCAGGCATAGAAAGATAAGTTTATCGCTAGATAGCAGAAGTAATATCAATTCAAAAGTGAAACCAAAA
Encoded here:
- the rraB gene encoding ribonuclease E inhibitor RraB, whose translation is MSHEDEYLSVAELIEFQKEETRDIIEALIEDGSDPEALYDIEHHLFAEDFEVLEKAVVEAFKMGFEVLEAEETEDEDGNKLLCCDATMQSALDAEAIDAQVEKLVNLAEKFDIIYDGWGTYYEGEDAIYPEEDDEGEE